From the genome of Maridesulfovibrio ferrireducens:
ATTAAAGTACATGCCAGACGTCATAGAGCGTCAATTGGCCCACGGTGAGGGAAATAAGGTTCGGGATGCTTACAATCGTGCTGAGTACTTAGATGAACGTCATAAGATGATGCAGGAGTGGGCTGACTACTTGGATGGGCTGGTGGGATAAGTGCTAGCCTACCTTTGAGTGCGTCTTCTGCGAGGCTCAGCAATCGGGGCGACCAATTCGTAATCGGTAGGATGTTGATTTGTTCTTGATCGCTTTATTTGTAAGTAGTAGTATTAACAGTGTTTTGTTGTGCTGTAAATTTTCCAACTTCCATAAATCTCTCATGCTGGATTTCCTTTTTTAACCGGATTATACTGATCTGGATTCCCACCAAGGGCCTGATAGAGGTTCACGTAATTGAGCAATTGTGCATAGACATTTTCTGCCAGGCTTTCTTCAGCAGTACGCCTTGTGTCTTGCGCGTCCATCCAGTCCTTAAAAGTTCCTGACCCTGACCTGTAACGGACCTCATATATATTTTCGACCTTGCGGGCTGCTTCAAGATTCTCCATAAGATACTTGCACTTGTCAGCTAGATTTTTACGATTGGAAAGGGAATCCCCTACTTCTTTCATTGCTTCGTACAGTGTTTGTTTAAAAGAGACCACGGCTTCATCATATTCGGCCGTGGATTGATCGAGGTTCAATTCCAATTTGTACAAGTTGAGGAACGGAAACGCGATGCCTGAAGCAAGGGCAGCAAAAGGGTTATCCAGCATATTAGCAAGTTCAGCACTTGACCCACCGAGACTGCCGGTCAACGACAAGGTCGGGTAAAAGCTGGCTTTAGCTGCATCGGTATTAGCCAACAATTTGCGTAAACGTGATTCAGCTGCACGCAGATCCGGACGGCGGGATAATAACTCCACAGGGAGTCCGGCAGGAATCACTGGAAGAGTGGACCTGATAAGATTCTTAGGGTCGGCCATAATTTTCCCTGGAGGCAGGTCAAAAAGGATCGTCAGAGAACTTATATTTTCCTGCCTCTTCTGCATATAAGAATAATATTTAGCCTGCTGGATGGTCAATTCCTGCTTGGCCTTGTTGACTTCCAGTTTCGATGCTGAACCGTAGCGTTGCTGAGCTAGTATTCGTTTTAGAGTCTTCTCGGAAGACTGAATATTACTCCTGCACAAATCAATGCGCACATTGCTATAAGCTATACTCCAGTAAAGCTTCATAGTCGTACCCACCAGAGATAGGGCTGTGCTCATGCGGTCTTCATTACTTGCAACTGCTTCCCACATGGCCGCGTCACGGGTGCGGGAAAGTTTGCCCCACAGATCAGCTTCATAGCTAATGTTAAAGCCTCCGACATATGAATTGGCAAAACCGCTTTTATCAAAATATTTAGTATTGACGCCGCCGACAGCACCTGAAAGCTGTGGTAACATGTCATTGTAGGCAAGCCCCGCCTGTAACTGGGCCTGTCTGACCCGAAATCCAGCTGCAGCAAGATCATTGTTACGTTCCAGCACCAGCTTAACCAGTTTTGTAAGTGACGCATCTTCAAAACTTTCCGCCCATTTTGCAGCAGATAAGGAAATTTCAGAGGTACTGTTTCCTGTAGAATTCCAACTTTTGGGAATAGTTACCTCGGGTGGAATGTACTCAGTCTGCAGAAAAGATCCGCAACCACTGAGAAGGAAGGGAATCAGACATATATATATAACCATATTGCGCATAAAATTTACCTGTAATTTTTCACATAAAGAGGCGTTACGGGATTAGAAGTGTGCATTGCGTACCGAAAATTCTGAAAAGCCATAAATGATAATAGCATTTAATCATATCTCATTGCGTCTATGGGGTTGAGCCTAGATGCTTTTTGCGCGGGATAATAACCAAAAAACACCCCGATAATCACTGTAAATACGACACTGGCAAACATCATAAATGGATCAAACACGGCATGGATACCCAAAGTAGACCCCAGTCCAATGGCAATACCTAAGCCTGTTAAAATACCGATAATACCGCCTGAAAGACTGAGGATAACCGCTTCGAGAAGAAATTGTGTCAAAATATCTGAGCTTCTGGCACCTATCGCGAGAAGAATGCCAATTTCACGGGTTCTCTCGGTGACAGAAACCAGCATAATATTCATGACCCCGATGCCACCGACTAAAAGAGAAACACCGGCGACAGTACTTAGCAGGATGGTCAGGGTACTTGTCACTTGAGTGGCCATACTGACAATTTCCGTTTGGTTGCGGATTTCAAAATCATCTTCATCATCTGAACTAATACGATGAGTCTTACGAAGAACATTTTCGATTTCAGACTGAGCCAGATCAAGGGATGACTCTGAAACAGCACTGGCCATAATATCATGAACTGTCTCGCCGTCGCTCATACGATAAAGAGCGGTTGTAGAGGGGACAAATATTATATCATCCTGATCATTTCCCATGGCGGATTGCCCTTTTTCAGAAAGAACTCCGACAACATCAAAGGGAATGGCTCCGATCCTAATTCGCATCCCCACCGGATTTTGTCCGTAAAAGAGCTCATCCACAACGGTTTGTCCTAGAACCGCAACTTTGGCTTTTACTTTTATATCTCTGGAAGTAAAAAAAGAACCTAAGGCTACTTCGTAATTGCGGATAATAGGGTAACTGACATCCACTCCCTCAATAGTTGTACTCCAGTTTTCACTCCCAGCAATAACCTGTCCTGAAACCCTTATAACGGGAGAAACATGGCCCACATTTGGAGCAAAATTAGAGATAGCCACAACATCATCCATACTCAGACAGCTTCGGCTACCAGCTCCACCTTTTACTCCATGAGACATGGTGCTGCCCGGCTTAACCATAATTAGATTTGTGCCTAGACTGGATATCTTATCCTTGATGTCTGCCTGAGACCCCTTGCCTAGTGCAACCAAGGCGATAACCGAGGCAAGTCCGATAATAATTCCCAGCATGGTGAGCAGGCTTCTCATCCTGTTTCGAGTAATACTTCTAAATGCAACAATTACAAACTGTCTGAATCTCATAGAGGGTATTTCCGCTTCTAAAGGATTTCATTCTGCAGGGCACAACGCCGATTAGGTACTTTATATTTATTAATTATGCGTCCGTCCCTGAATTCCACAATACGCTTTGCATGTTCAGCAACTTCCATTTCATGGGTGACAAGAATAATTGTGATGCCATTTGCATTAAGTTTTTGAAAAAGAGAGAGGATCTCTTCAGTAGTCCGGCTGTCTAAATTCCCTGTCGGTTCATCAGCCAGAATAATTGCAGGTTGAGTCACCAAGGCTCTGGCAATAGCGACGCGTTGCTGCTGCCCCCCTGAAAGCTGGTTGGGTTCATGATGCATCCTGTCTGCGAGCCCAACCATTTCAAGAGCTTTTTCCGCCATTATAAGCGGATCATATTTCCGATCTCCCCTTCTGTAAATTAAAGGCAGTTGCACATTTTCTAGAGCGCTTGTTTTCGGAAGAAGATTGAAACCTTGAAACACAAATCCGATTCTCTTATTGCGAATGTCAGCCAGAGCATTTTTATCAAGTTGTTCTACAGGTATTCCTTCCAGCAAATACTTCCCGTGATCAGCCTTATCCAGACAACCTAAAACGTTCATCAGGGTAGACTTACCAGACCCTGAAGTTCCAATTATTGCTACGAAATCACCTCTTGGGATAGTGAGAGTAATGTCATCAAGAGCCCGGACGGTTTCCCCGCCAAGGTGAAATGTTTTTGTAATGTCTTTGAGTTGGATTAGTTCCATTTACAATTCCTTAAAAATCAAGAGGATTACATTTTCGGGCCGCGCTTTGGTCTGCTGGGTAAAATCTTTGTTAAAAACCCCTTAGAGCTTTTTGTTTTGTTAATATTCTTACCGATAATTACAGACTCACCAGCTGTCAGCTCGGTATCTTTTATCACCGTGCCCGTATTTGTAGTCATGCCGAGGCTGACAGAAACCCGTTTAGGAATTCCCTTTTCAAGAATATAGATTCCGGGGGTTTCTGCTTTGTCATGAACGCCAAGTGTGAAATATAAGGCAGCGTTCGGCACCACCAGTTCATTTTTAGCTTTTTCTACACAAAAATCCGCAGTAGCAGTCATTCCGGGTAGAAGTTTACCTTCTTTATTGGGCGCATCCACAATTACAGTGTAGGTAACAACATCGGAAGTTTCGGTAGGGTTCAACTGAATCTGACTCACTGTTCCGAAGAAAATCGCGTCGGGATAAGATTGAACAGAAAATTTAACCTGCTGCCCCTTCTTCACTATTCCTACATCGCTTTCATCCACATTGGCTTCAATCTCCATGTCTGATAGATCTTCAGCAATAATAAAAAGAGTCGGCGTGCTATAGCTGGCTGCTACGGTCTGGCCTACATCGATGTTCCGTTCGAGAATAACGCCATCAATGGGAGACTTGATCTGTGCATTTTCAAGATTTGTCTCGGCACTTTTCACAGCGGCCTTTGCTGACAGGATCTGCGCCTTTGCAATGTCCCTTTCCGTCTCATAGACAAGCAGCTCGTGAGTTGAGAGATGTCCCTCTTTGTATAAAGGTTTATTCCTTTCATAGTCTGCTGCGGCCTGTTTATAGATAGCCTTTGAACTGAGAACGGAGGCTCTGGCGATGTCCACGGCAGCTTTGAACAGGTCCAGATCAAGTTCAGCCAGAATCTGACCTTCTTTCACCTGATCATTATAATCGACCAGTACTTTTTTTATCGTGCCGGAGACTTGCGTTCCGACCTCAACAGTTCCAACTGCAGCAATAGTTCCGGTACAGGAAATCGTATTTTCCATGTCGCATCTTTTGATTTTTTCCAGCCGATAACTCAGGGCTTCAGAATGGTCCCGAAGCGAAGATTCCACCCAATTATTCTGTGCATATTGGACTAGAAAAAGAAAACCTCCAACCATGAGCAAAAGCTTTAAAAGATTCACACCGCTTTTTAGCGTTTTCATCACAATCATTTTTCGTGTAGATGGCATAATTACAAAACCTTATATGACCGTTTGTTTGAACAAAAAATCAATGTTAATTTATATCTAGAAATCCGTCATGGTTCCTGTCAAAACTACCAAAGCGATGCTTCCTTTCAGGAGAGTTTTTAAAATAAGCTGCGTTGCATGCATCGCGGCAATAACGCCGGTCTCCGCAAGCCAATTCATCTGATCCATCACAATATTCCTTGCAGGCCTGCTCAGTTGTGGCTTTAAGTGCAACGGAGTAATCACCATCAGGGCCAAGTATCGATGGAACTTTCATGGCCATTGTCCTGGAATTCAGGCGAAAGTCAGTTGCGGTACATGCCTGCCGACACTGGCGGCGGGTAGCGGCATCGACATCCAGACAATCGCAACAATCCTTACACTGACTTTCATTGCTCGTAAGAGTTGTGCAGTCCTTAAAGCTTAGCTTTTCAGCAAATGCATTGAGTTGATAAGAATTTATCGATAAAATTGTAGCAACAATTATGAATGTCAGTTTTTTCATATGATCACTTCCTTAATGAAAAGTTTCTGTACTCAGCAGCGATAAGCTTGCAGGTAGAAAAGAACCCTAGGAAATGAATTACACATGAATAAAAAATATTTTTTTATTCATTTTCTATTAATGTTTGTGAAATATACTGCCTTCAATAAATGTCCGGGAGGTAATATGAAAATTCTTATTGTCGATGATGATCGAAAACTATGCGATGTTCTGAAACGGGGCCTTAAAGAGAATGCATATGTTGTTGATTGTGCTTATGATGGAAAAGAAGGTGAGTGTTACGCAGATACACATTCCTACGATTTGATTATCCTGGATATTATGCTGCCCAGCAAAGACGGCTTAGAAATTTGCAAAGACCTTCGAAGAAAAAATATTACCACTCCCATTCTTATGTTGACAGCCAGAGACACGGTTGAAGATAGGGTCAGAGGACTTGATACCGGAGCGGATGATTATCTCACTAAACCATTTGCGTTTGCTGAGCTTTTAGCCCGTGCACGAGCTCTTTTAAGGCGTGATAACCCATCAAAGTCGTCCAAGTTGTCTGTCGGAGAATTGGTTCTCGATACAAAGAGTCGGGAGGTTCACTGGAAAAGTGAACCTATCGAACTGACGACAAAGGAATATGTCATTTTGGAATATCTAATGCGCAATCCAAATGCGGTCGTAACCCGTACCATGATTGAATCTCATGCCTGGGATTATGCTTTGGACAGCATCTCAAATTTAGTGGATGTCTATATCCGAAGAATAAGGCAGAAAATAGACCCTGAGCAGGGCAAGCAAATTATTCAGACCGTTAGAGGTGCTGGATATAGAATGAAGTCGTAATGAATTTAATAAATACCATCAGGTTTAAATTTACTCTCTGGTACCTATCTATCCTCAGTGTTCTTTTGATTCTTTTAGGAAGTGGAATTTATTTTACACTTTCAGGAACGTTACACAGAAATTTTGATGATTCGCTGAAAGTCAGAGGTAAGCAACTCGCAGATTTCAAGGATCTTATTCCGATTATTGCCAGTGGAACATTTGAAGAAGAGGCAGGAGAGTTTGTCTCTATCTATTTTTACACAAATGGTGAACTGACACATATATCTCACAAGGGACATGAAGTTCCCATAAGCAAGCCTCTCGTTAATCAGGCTCTTTCAGGCGAAAGCATATTTTCTACCACTTCTTATATAAACAACGAAAAAGTAAGAGTCTTCGCAACTCACTATGCTCCTGTTAATCCTGTTATCCATTTGAACCGTTTTGTGAAAAAAATGAATGGCCTTGAGCCTAGGGGTGGAAGATTTCCCGAAAAATCCATTTTTCATAATAATCAAGCAGTGGAAATTAAATCAGCTGCTCTGGTAATAGCCAGACCCACAAAAGATATGAATCTAGCTATTGATCAACTATTACGCATACTCCTTACTGCCATTCCACTTACGATTGCGATTTCGGGCTTTGGAGGTGTTTTCCTTACACGAAAAGCATTTAATCCTGTTAAAGAAATCACTAAAACAGCTCAGGAAATAGGAGAACACGATTTAAGTCAGAGAATCAAGATCAAGACAAAAGATGAGCTGGGTGAGCTTTCTACTGTACTAAATAAAATGATAGGCAGGATCGAGCGGGCATTTCAACGTCAAACAGAATTTACTGCTGATGCTTCGCATGAACTTAGAGCTCCTCTTGCCGTTATTCAAGCTGAGGCTACACTTACGCTGGAAAAAGAAAGAGACGCCGAAACATACCGAAAAGCTCTTGAGATAATTGCTCAAGAATCGAATGAAATGTCCCTAGTTATCAACCAGCTGTTAACTCTTGCCAGAGCAGATGCAGGCAAGGAGCATCTTGAATTCAAATCGATTGATATGGCTGAGTTTATTAGTGCAGTATGTGATGACATCGCCATTCTTTGCCGAGAAAAAGAGGTGATTCTGAAGCTATGCTCTTTAGGCAAAGTGTTTGTTTATGGAGAAAAATCCAGCCTGAGAAGATTGTTGGTTAATATACTGAGCAATGCCATTAGATATACACCTAAAGGTGGAGTCATATCTGTTGGATTAAAGTCTGTTAATAATTCAGCAGTGATCACAATAAGAGATACCGGCATCGGAATTCCCCAAGAAGAACTCGCACATATTTTCAAACGATTTTATCGAGTTGATAAAGCGCGGTCCAGAAAGACAAGAGGAAGTGGCTTGGGATTATCTATTTGCAAACAGATTGTTGATACCCACAAGGGACAAATTGAAGTTGAAAGCTGTATAGGAATAGGGAGTGTCTTCTATGTTAAAATTCCTATTGCATGAGGGATTTGGATTCGAGGAAGATCATGGAATGCCTGTTTTTTTAAGATTTACTTTTCAGAACAATTAATTTTCGGGGGGATTACCGTCAGTTCAACTCTGATCGTTGGCTCCAGTAAAAGTAAAGCCCCGCAATGTTTTATCGCATTGTGTTTTTTTTTGTTTTGGCTCAGAGATTGTACAAATTCATGTTGGGAGACTGGTTTAAGGGCATGTCCGGCCTGATGTGTTCTTTGGCCAATCGGCGGACATCATCCATGGTCTTTGTCGTGGAAAAGGTGGCTAGTAAGCTGTGACCAAATAGGAAATTGGCTACAAAATAGGGTATGAACATCCGAAATCTTTTGATTCTTCGGACGGGATCGAACTCCTGCTCCAAGGCTGTGGCCAGACGCAGGATATTGTACGTACACTTTGTTTTCAGTCGGAGTAATCCGGTGTAGTTATCTTTGTGGATGTGTATCGCAGGGTGTCCTTTTAGGATTGATCCTGCCATATTTTTCTTAACAATCTGCAGTGATAGATTTAAATTTAGCAGAAACAATCGTACCTTTTTCATCTGATGTTTCCATAAATATTGATGCATTGTGGGTTTTCGCTATAAGTTGAGCTGAGTACGTTCCGAGTCCTGTTCCGTCTTCTTTGCCCTCGGTCACGTATTTGTTGAAGAATCTATTACGGACTTCAACTGGAACGGGAAGGCTGTTGCTTATGCTGACGGTTGTAAAGGATTTATCGCTTTCGACAGAAATGGATACACTTCCACCTTTTACAGACCCTTCCACACCGTTTTTAATCAGATTTCTAAACATGGTTCGTAGTAGAACCATTTCTCCGTTAATATGAACTTCTTCCACTCCGTTTATCTCTTCCTTGTTCATTATTATGGATAACGACACCTCTGACTGATTGAGTAAGAGCGCCATTTCTTCTTCCAGTGAACATAGCATTTCGATGAGATCGACTTGCATCGTTTTAAGGGTGTATATTTCCTGTTCCATTTTAAACATATCGAGATGAAATTGAATCATGTCGAGCATACGGTATCCCGCTGCTGCAATTCTCTTGATATATTTACCTTGTTCCGGGGTTAGATTGCCCTTGTTAAGCAGTAGTTCCGGATAGCCGATAACCAAATTAAGTGAAGATTTAAGGTCGTGCCGATTGATACGTTCCACTTCTTCGCGGATCATTTCTGCGGTGCGTCTTTCATGAATTTGTTTAACAAGCTGGGTGTTCTTTTCTTTTAACTGTTTTTGTTTGGCGCGAACTTCTTTTGTGCGTTGGGAAACTATTGTTTCTAACATTTCTCTATGGCTGTTCAACCACGAATCGCGGGTTTCAATTTTTCCAAGCATGGAATTGAATTCTGAGACAAGATAACCTATTTCATCCTTACTTTTGTAAGCAACGCGTTTAGAATAATCCTTATTCTCTGAAATTTCTCTAACAGCATCTGTCAGCTGGCCGATAGGTTTTGTAATTTTTTTTCGGAAATGGTTGGCTGCTATTATGCACGCCGCTAGGACCGCAATGAGTATAAGTGCTGAGGTCGCAAGGTTGTGGTAGAACCATTCTCCTTGATCAGAGAATGTTCCTTCTAGCACGATATATCCCAGTGTTTCGTTTTCGGATTGAATGGGCTGAATCACAGCAAAGGTGTTTAGATTAACTTGTGGGCCATCTTCCGTGGGTAGTGATTCTGTGTTTTTTCCGAAAGATGCAAAAATATCGCCTGCCGATGTAAAAATTGTGGCCCCGACAATATTTGTAATAAGCGAAAGTGAATCGAGGACTTCTTTTGCTGAATCTGGATCATTAAAATCCAAAGCTGAAATTGTAGAGGTTGCTATAATCTTAGCAAGGCCATTGGCCTTTTGTACTGTGGCCTGCCTATATGAATGAAAAAATGTGGCGATATTTAAAGTCATAGTCAAGACAAGAGCGGAAACGGTTGTTCCCAGAATTGCCGCGCCTATCTTGCGCCCAATACTATTCTGGAATCCAATCATTGTGTTTTATCTCCGCAATATATCTCAGAAAGTTTAAGTAGTTTTGAACTGATGGTAAGTCCCGCTTTACGGGCCGCGCAGATATTAACTTGCAGTTTCATTCTTGAGCCGGATTCAACAAGGTTAATGATTCCGCCCATGCGTAAAAAATCGGGATTTTGTCCGATGGTCAGGATGGGTTTGTCTTGTACTTGTTTGATAATTGCCGCTATTACACGCGGCTTTTTGCTGTCAAGAAAAAGGACCTGACAATTCTCAGCGGGCCAGCGCACCAGCTTGAATGAGTCAGGTGTATTAAAAAAAGGAACCAGTTCATCTTTATCAATGGTTGCAACCGTGTACGGTCTGCCATGTTTTGAATTGCTTTGCTCAGGCCATAGGACATATTTGGGTATTTTTTTTATGAACAACGCACGTAGTTGTGTTTTGGTTGCAGTTCTTTTTGTGTCAGCAGCCATTGCTATTGAGGATGACAGAAGGATTAAGACTGCTAGGAGTGCCGTAAAAATCGGCGTCAGGAGTTTGTGCCTGCCTAGAAGTCCCATATAACCCTCAAAGACCCTGAAGGTTTAGTCGGTGCAAAGTTCCCGTCATTAATGGGGGACAGAAGGCTTGATCCTATCAGCTCAAAAGACAAGTTGTTTACAGGACGCCATGCTAGACGAGCATCAAAACTGAATCCTGTGGAGAGATCCTTGTCGTCCATGCTGTTAAGATATGAAGTGAAAAGGTCCAGATCTAAGTTGTCAGCAAGATTGATCAAAGCTTGAAGCTTTACATTGTAAATTGGGCTGTTAAGCGGAGGGGCGAACCCCGGACTGTCGATGGACGATCCTGTGAAATCTTGATTCGACAAGCTTATTGAAGGGCGCAGGGTTAGTCTTGGTAGAGCTTTCCAGTCAAGAGATGCTTCTGTTCCGTATGTCAGCCCGCAAAGAGAGCTGGTTGGTGTCGCAATTCTTGTGTCTTTATCATAACTGAGAGTTAACAGCTTATCATAGCTGTTGAAATATAGTGAAAGATCAAATTTAAGGTTGTCACTGAAAATTCTACGATAACCGGCTTCAAATGATGTAAGTTCTTCTGATTCTAAACCGTTAGTTGTGTCAATTTCGTATCGCTCACCTCTGTATTTTACTTCATATCGCCCCTCTCTAGCCCAGTTGCTTGGCGTTTTTGTTGCACGCGATGCGGCAATCCAATATTCATCTTTATCCGCAGTATATAGAAGTCTGGCTGTTGCTTGAGGAGAAATGTTTACCTTTTCTGAATAGTCCAGTTTTAAGCCGAGCGTGAGGAAAAGACTTTCTTCGATCAGAGTCATTTTGTCTTGTGCGAAAGCGCTGACATCCATACGGCTGAACTGGTCATTATGGACAGTGACATGTTTGCCCTGCTCAAATGAATCCCAGAAATAACGGCCCCCGACGCCAAAGGTCATAAGGTGCATTCCTATTTGTTCAGCAGAATAAAGGAACTCAGCATCAACTGTGTTTGAAATCCCGTTGAGGTCATCGAAAGTTGTTGCGGAGTGAGTATAAGAGGTGCGGAATTGCATTCCTGAATTTATTCCGGTTGCTCTGTCCCATGTGAACTGAGCATATCCTCCATATTCTTTTTTTTCTCTGTTAGCGGAAAAGGGAGTTCCCGGAGGAGAGTGCTCTTTAATGGAGGAGGCGGATATATCGCCTTGAAGAGTGAGTTGGTCGGTGAAGGCATTCTGCCAATCTGATC
Proteins encoded in this window:
- a CDS encoding efflux transporter outer membrane subunit, translated to MRNMVIYICLIPFLLSGCGSFLQTEYIPPEVTIPKSWNSTGNSTSEISLSAAKWAESFEDASLTKLVKLVLERNNDLAAAGFRVRQAQLQAGLAYNDMLPQLSGAVGGVNTKYFDKSGFANSYVGGFNISYEADLWGKLSRTRDAAMWEAVASNEDRMSTALSLVGTTMKLYWSIAYSNVRIDLCRSNIQSSEKTLKRILAQQRYGSASKLEVNKAKQELTIQQAKYYSYMQKRQENISSLTILFDLPPGKIMADPKNLIRSTLPVIPAGLPVELLSRRPDLRAAESRLRKLLANTDAAKASFYPTLSLTGSLGGSSAELANMLDNPFAALASGIAFPFLNLYKLELNLDQSTAEYDEAVVSFKQTLYEAMKEVGDSLSNRKNLADKCKYLMENLEAARKVENIYEVRYRSGSGTFKDWMDAQDTRRTAEESLAENVYAQLLNYVNLYQALGGNPDQYNPVKKGNPA
- a CDS encoding ABC transporter permease produces the protein MRFRQFVIVAFRSITRNRMRSLLTMLGIIIGLASVIALVALGKGSQADIKDKISSLGTNLIMVKPGSTMSHGVKGGAGSRSCLSMDDVVAISNFAPNVGHVSPVIRVSGQVIAGSENWSTTIEGVDVSYPIIRNYEVALGSFFTSRDIKVKAKVAVLGQTVVDELFYGQNPVGMRIRIGAIPFDVVGVLSEKGQSAMGNDQDDIIFVPSTTALYRMSDGETVHDIMASAVSESSLDLAQSEIENVLRKTHRISSDDEDDFEIRNQTEIVSMATQVTSTLTILLSTVAGVSLLVGGIGVMNIMLVSVTERTREIGILLAIGARSSDILTQFLLEAVILSLSGGIIGILTGLGIAIGLGSTLGIHAVFDPFMMFASVVFTVIIGVFFGYYPAQKASRLNPIDAMRYD
- a CDS encoding ABC transporter ATP-binding protein; this encodes MELIQLKDITKTFHLGGETVRALDDITLTIPRGDFVAIIGTSGSGKSTLMNVLGCLDKADHGKYLLEGIPVEQLDKNALADIRNKRIGFVFQGFNLLPKTSALENVQLPLIYRRGDRKYDPLIMAEKALEMVGLADRMHHEPNQLSGGQQQRVAIARALVTQPAIILADEPTGNLDSRTTEEILSLFQKLNANGITIILVTHEMEVAEHAKRIVEFRDGRIINKYKVPNRRCALQNEIL
- a CDS encoding efflux RND transporter periplasmic adaptor subunit, translated to MPSTRKMIVMKTLKSGVNLLKLLLMVGGFLFLVQYAQNNWVESSLRDHSEALSYRLEKIKRCDMENTISCTGTIAAVGTVEVGTQVSGTIKKVLVDYNDQVKEGQILAELDLDLFKAAVDIARASVLSSKAIYKQAAADYERNKPLYKEGHLSTHELLVYETERDIAKAQILSAKAAVKSAETNLENAQIKSPIDGVILERNIDVGQTVAASYSTPTLFIIAEDLSDMEIEANVDESDVGIVKKGQQVKFSVQSYPDAIFFGTVSQIQLNPTETSDVVTYTVIVDAPNKEGKLLPGMTATADFCVEKAKNELVVPNAALYFTLGVHDKAETPGIYILEKGIPKRVSVSLGMTTNTGTVIKDTELTAGESVIIGKNINKTKSSKGFLTKILPSRPKRGPKM
- a CDS encoding response regulator transcription factor, whose translation is MKILIVDDDRKLCDVLKRGLKENAYVVDCAYDGKEGECYADTHSYDLIILDIMLPSKDGLEICKDLRRKNITTPILMLTARDTVEDRVRGLDTGADDYLTKPFAFAELLARARALLRRDNPSKSSKLSVGELVLDTKSREVHWKSEPIELTTKEYVILEYLMRNPNAVVTRTMIESHAWDYALDSISNLVDVYIRRIRQKIDPEQGKQIIQTVRGAGYRMKS
- a CDS encoding sensor histidine kinase — protein: MNLINTIRFKFTLWYLSILSVLLILLGSGIYFTLSGTLHRNFDDSLKVRGKQLADFKDLIPIIASGTFEEEAGEFVSIYFYTNGELTHISHKGHEVPISKPLVNQALSGESIFSTTSYINNEKVRVFATHYAPVNPVIHLNRFVKKMNGLEPRGGRFPEKSIFHNNQAVEIKSAALVIARPTKDMNLAIDQLLRILLTAIPLTIAISGFGGVFLTRKAFNPVKEITKTAQEIGEHDLSQRIKIKTKDELGELSTVLNKMIGRIERAFQRQTEFTADASHELRAPLAVIQAEATLTLEKERDAETYRKALEIIAQESNEMSLVINQLLTLARADAGKEHLEFKSIDMAEFISAVCDDIAILCREKEVILKLCSLGKVFVYGEKSSLRRLLVNILSNAIRYTPKGGVISVGLKSVNNSAVITIRDTGIGIPQEELAHIFKRFYRVDKARSRKTRGSGLGLSICKQIVDTHKGQIEVESCIGIGSVFYVKIPIA
- a CDS encoding CHASE sensor domain-containing protein, producing the protein MIGFQNSIGRKIGAAILGTTVSALVLTMTLNIATFFHSYRQATVQKANGLAKIIATSTISALDFNDPDSAKEVLDSLSLITNIVGATIFTSAGDIFASFGKNTESLPTEDGPQVNLNTFAVIQPIQSENETLGYIVLEGTFSDQGEWFYHNLATSALILIAVLAACIIAANHFRKKITKPIGQLTDAVREISENKDYSKRVAYKSKDEIGYLVSEFNSMLGKIETRDSWLNSHREMLETIVSQRTKEVRAKQKQLKEKNTQLVKQIHERRTAEMIREEVERINRHDLKSSLNLVIGYPELLLNKGNLTPEQGKYIKRIAAAGYRMLDMIQFHLDMFKMEQEIYTLKTMQVDLIEMLCSLEEEMALLLNQSEVSLSIIMNKEEINGVEEVHINGEMVLLRTMFRNLIKNGVEGSVKGGSVSISVESDKSFTTVSISNSLPVPVEVRNRFFNKYVTEGKEDGTGLGTYSAQLIAKTHNASIFMETSDEKGTIVSAKFKSITADC
- a CDS encoding YfiR family protein; this encodes MGLLGRHKLLTPIFTALLAVLILLSSSIAMAADTKRTATKTQLRALFIKKIPKYVLWPEQSNSKHGRPYTVATIDKDELVPFFNTPDSFKLVRWPAENCQVLFLDSKKPRVIAAIIKQVQDKPILTIGQNPDFLRMGGIINLVESGSRMKLQVNICAARKAGLTISSKLLKLSEIYCGDKTQ
- a CDS encoding TonB-dependent receptor plug domain-containing protein → MIHVRKAIFAFFFLFLIFAGGIHPCNAEAEVLDSPSLEQLDLEGLLEVEVISPTNRKQSLENIAGSYTVLTEEDIKASGAMSVPEALRVVPGVLVTRMDTNKWAIGIRGFNGMFNSKQLILIDNRPITSPFYSEVIWSNNDLPIELVKRIEVIRGPWTSLWGSESLNGVIKIITKSAKELKGTQSVSVVGTDGVNQMIRQGGELSDENNFMVYAKGGYESGKSYKVKGTAHKGSKDLVKGNTGFRSDWQNAFTDQLTLQGDISASSIKEHSPPGTPFSANREKKEYGGYAQFTWDRATGINSGMQFRTSYTHSATTFDDLNGISNTVDAEFLYSAEQIGMHLMTFGVGGRYFWDSFEQGKHVTVHNDQFSRMDVSAFAQDKMTLIEESLFLTLGLKLDYSEKVNISPQATARLLYTADKDEYWIAASRATKTPSNWAREGRYEVKYRGERYEIDTTNGLESEELTSFEAGYRRIFSDNLKFDLSLYFNSYDKLLTLSYDKDTRIATPTSSLCGLTYGTEASLDWKALPRLTLRPSISLSNQDFTGSSIDSPGFAPPLNSPIYNVKLQALINLADNLDLDLFTSYLNSMDDKDLSTGFSFDARLAWRPVNNLSFELIGSSLLSPINDGNFAPTKPSGSLRVIWDF